One genomic region from Amaranthus tricolor cultivar Red isolate AtriRed21 chromosome 12, ASM2621246v1, whole genome shotgun sequence encodes:
- the LOC130796886 gene encoding uncharacterized protein At2g37660, chloroplastic isoform X2 — protein MLFNHLIQKQKQLLGLIRLQLLLLSWFLLLVAPVVLIVVASLLSRDIKVRLLLRDPEKATKLFGKQDEEKLQVFKGDTRNQEDLDPSILEGVTHVICCTGTTAFPSRRWDGDNTPERVDWDGLRNLISILPSTLKRFVLVSSIGVTKFDELPWNIMNLFGVLKYKKKGEDFLRDSGIPYTIIRAGRLTDGPYTSYDLNTLLRATAGERRAVLLGQGDKLVGEVSRLVVAEACIQSLDIESTKGEIFEINSVKGDGPSSDPQKWKELFDAARTK, from the exons ATGTTATTCAATCATCTGATTCAGAAACAGAAACAATTATTGGGTCTAATTCGTCTTCAACTGCTTCTTCTAAGTTGGTTCTTGTTGTTGGTGGCTCCGGTGGTGTtg ATTGTCGTAGCATCGTTATTAAGTCGTGATATCAAAGTACGTCTTTTATTGCGAGATCCTGAGAAAGCAACCAAATTGTTTGGTAAACAAGATGAAGAGAAACTACAG GTGTTTAAGGGGGACACAAGGAACCAGGAGGATCTTGATCCGTCCATTCTTGAG GGTGTCACACATGTTATCTGCTGCACAGGGACGACTGCTTTTCCTTCACGAAGATGGGATGGAGATAACACGCCCGAAAGAGTAG ATTGGGATGGATTGAGAAACCTGATATCAATATTACCATCGACTCTGAAAAGATTTGTTCTTGTTTCATCAATCGGAGTGACCAAGTTTGATGAACTACCATGGAA TATTATGAATCTTTTTGGTGTTCTGAAGTATAAAAAGAAAGGAGAGGATTTTCTTCGTGATTCTGGAATCCCTTATACAATAATCAG AGCTGGGAGGTTGACTGATGGCCCATATACCTCTTATGATCTCAATACCTTGCTTAGAGCAACGGCTGGGGAGCGTCGTGCTGTCCTCTTAGGTCAAG GAGATAAACTCGTGGGAGAGGTAAGCAGACTCGTTGTTGCTGAGGCTTGTATACAGTCGCTAGATATCGAATCCACAAAAGGGGagatttttgaaataaactcgGTTAAG GGAGATGGACCAAGCAGTGATCCACAGAAGTGGAAAGAACTGTTCGATGCTGCTCGGACAAAGTAA
- the LOC130796886 gene encoding uncharacterized protein At5g02240 isoform X1 produces MATKLLFPPTLYTALKDQKNPESFQSIRPFSFLPTNYWSCSNPNFRSICSVNSASIRGVKQDVIQSSDSETETIIGSNSSSTASSKLVLVVGGSGGVGQIVVASLLSRDIKVRLLLRDPEKATKLFGKQDEEKLQVFKGDTRNQEDLDPSILEGVTHVICCTGTTAFPSRRWDGDNTPERVDWDGLRNLISILPSTLKRFVLVSSIGVTKFDELPWNIMNLFGVLKYKKKGEDFLRDSGIPYTIIRAGRLTDGPYTSYDLNTLLRATAGERRAVLLGQGDKLVGEVSRLVVAEACIQSLDIESTKGEIFEINSVKGDGPSSDPQKWKELFDAARTK; encoded by the exons ATGGCGACGAAATTGTTATTCCCTCCCACCCTGTATACTGCATTGAAAGATCAAAAAAACCCAGAAAGCTTCCAATCAAttagacctttttctttcttacccACAAATTACTGGTCATGTTCGAATCCAAATTTCAGAAGTATTTGCTCGGTAAATTCAGCATCAATTCGTGGGGTGAAACAAGATGTTATTCAATCATCTGATTCAGAAACAGAAACAATTATTGGGTCTAATTCGTCTTCAACTGCTTCTTCTAAGTTGGTTCTTGTTGTTGGTGGCTCCGGTGGTGTtg GGCAGATTGTCGTAGCATCGTTATTAAGTCGTGATATCAAAGTACGTCTTTTATTGCGAGATCCTGAGAAAGCAACCAAATTGTTTGGTAAACAAGATGAAGAGAAACTACAG GTGTTTAAGGGGGACACAAGGAACCAGGAGGATCTTGATCCGTCCATTCTTGAG GGTGTCACACATGTTATCTGCTGCACAGGGACGACTGCTTTTCCTTCACGAAGATGGGATGGAGATAACACGCCCGAAAGAGTAG ATTGGGATGGATTGAGAAACCTGATATCAATATTACCATCGACTCTGAAAAGATTTGTTCTTGTTTCATCAATCGGAGTGACCAAGTTTGATGAACTACCATGGAA TATTATGAATCTTTTTGGTGTTCTGAAGTATAAAAAGAAAGGAGAGGATTTTCTTCGTGATTCTGGAATCCCTTATACAATAATCAG AGCTGGGAGGTTGACTGATGGCCCATATACCTCTTATGATCTCAATACCTTGCTTAGAGCAACGGCTGGGGAGCGTCGTGCTGTCCTCTTAGGTCAAG GAGATAAACTCGTGGGAGAGGTAAGCAGACTCGTTGTTGCTGAGGCTTGTATACAGTCGCTAGATATCGAATCCACAAAAGGGGagatttttgaaataaactcgGTTAAG GGAGATGGACCAAGCAGTGATCCACAGAAGTGGAAAGAACTGTTCGATGCTGCTCGGACAAAGTAA